The Rhizobium rosettiformans genomic sequence CGCTGCTTCGCGGCACGTGGACGCCACGAAAACCATCCCGAGAATGCCATCCCCGCAATGAAGGAGATTGCCCATGACTGATGCCGCTCACGGCGTCGCCCGCGACCAGCTCCGTGCCTTTGTCGAACGCATCGAGCGCCTGGAAGAAGAAAAGAAGACCATCGCCGACGACATCAAGGATGTCTACGGCGAAGCCAAGTCCATGGGCTTCGACACGAAGATCCTCAAGAAGGTCATCGCGCTTCGCAAGAAAGACGACCAGGAGCGAATGGA encodes the following:
- a CDS encoding DUF2312 domain-containing protein encodes the protein MTDAAHGVARDQLRAFVERIERLEEEKKTIADDIKDVYGEAKSMGFDTKILKKVIALRKKDDQERMEEDLILDTYLHALGMIESPPEG